A window of the Pseudomonas sp. B21_DOA genome harbors these coding sequences:
- the cysZ gene encoding sulfate transporter CysZ, with amino-acid sequence MPAPVLSGPQYLREGLKLVLSPGLRLFVLLPLAINLVLFVGLIYLAGHQFSLWVDTLMPSLPEWLSFLSYILWPLFVVLVALMVFFTFTMLANIIAAPFNGFLAEKVEVVVRGTDDFPAFSWGELIAMIPRTLAREMRKLGYFLPRAIGLFILSFIPVVNIVAAPLWLLFGVWMMAIQYIDYPADNHKLGWNEMLAWLRQKRWQSMSFGGIVYLVLLIPVVNILMMPAAVAGATLFWVRERGAENLVIQH; translated from the coding sequence ATGCCCGCCCCTGTTCTGTCAGGCCCGCAATACCTGCGCGAAGGCCTCAAACTGGTCCTGAGCCCTGGCCTGCGCCTGTTCGTGTTGTTGCCGCTGGCGATCAACCTGGTGCTGTTCGTCGGATTGATCTATCTGGCCGGCCACCAGTTCAGCCTGTGGGTCGATACGCTGATGCCGTCGTTGCCTGAATGGCTGAGTTTCCTAAGCTATATCCTCTGGCCGCTGTTCGTGGTCCTCGTGGCCTTGATGGTGTTTTTCACCTTCACCATGCTCGCCAACATTATTGCCGCACCGTTCAACGGTTTCCTCGCGGAGAAAGTCGAAGTGGTGGTGCGCGGCACCGATGATTTCCCGGCGTTCAGCTGGGGCGAACTGATCGCGATGATCCCGCGCACCCTCGCCCGGGAAATGCGCAAGCTCGGCTACTTCTTGCCGCGCGCCATCGGCCTGTTCATCCTCTCCTTCATCCCGGTGGTGAATATTGTCGCCGCGCCGTTATGGCTGCTGTTCGGTGTGTGGATGATGGCCATCCAGTACATCGACTACCCGGCGGACAACCACAAACTCGGCTGGAACGAGATGCTCGCCTGGTTGCGGCAGAAGCGCTGGCAGAGCATGAGTTTTGGCGGGATCGTTTATCTGGTGCTGCTGATTCCAGTAGTCAATATCCTGATGATGCCAGCGGCGGTGGCCGGGGCTACGCTGTTCTGGGTGCGTGAGCGCGGTGCCGAGAATCTGGTGATTCAACACTGA
- the trxB gene encoding thioredoxin-disulfide reductase produces the protein MSEVRHSRVIILGSGPAGYSAAVYAARANLKPLLITGMQAGGQLTTTTEVDNWPGDVHGLTGPVLMERMREHAERFETEIVFDHINAVDFAAKPYTLTGDSAVYTCDALIIATGASARYLGLPSEEAFMGKGVSACATCDGFFYRNKPVAVVGGGNTAVEEALYLANIASTVTLIHRRETFRAEKILIDKLNARVAEGKIILKLNANLDEVLGDNMGVTGARLRNNDGSFDEIKVDGVFIAIGHTPNTSLFEGQLTLKDGYLVVQGGREGNATATSVEGIFAAGDVADHVYRQAITSAGAGCMAALDTERYLDGLQNATF, from the coding sequence ATGTCTGAAGTCCGTCATTCGCGAGTGATCATTCTCGGTTCCGGCCCTGCCGGTTACAGCGCTGCGGTCTACGCGGCCCGTGCCAACCTCAAGCCACTGCTGATCACCGGCATGCAGGCCGGCGGTCAACTGACCACCACCACCGAAGTCGACAACTGGCCGGGTGATGTGCACGGCCTGACCGGGCCGGTGCTGATGGAGCGCATGCGCGAGCACGCCGAGCGTTTTGAAACCGAGATCGTCTTCGACCACATCAACGCCGTGGACTTCGCTGCCAAGCCGTACACCCTGACCGGTGACAGCGCCGTCTATACCTGCGATGCACTGATCATCGCCACCGGTGCCAGCGCCCGTTACCTGGGCCTGCCTTCGGAAGAAGCGTTCATGGGTAAAGGTGTTTCGGCCTGCGCGACCTGTGACGGTTTCTTCTACCGCAACAAGCCGGTCGCCGTGGTTGGCGGTGGCAACACTGCTGTCGAAGAAGCGCTGTACCTGGCCAACATCGCCAGCACCGTGACTCTGATCCACCGTCGCGAAACTTTCCGCGCCGAGAAGATCCTGATCGACAAACTCAACGCCCGTGTGGCTGAAGGCAAGATCATCCTCAAGTTGAACGCCAACCTGGACGAAGTCCTCGGCGACAACATGGGCGTCACCGGTGCGCGTCTGCGCAATAACGATGGCAGCTTCGACGAAATCAAAGTCGACGGCGTGTTCATCGCCATCGGCCACACCCCGAACACTTCCCTGTTCGAAGGCCAGTTGACCCTGAAAGACGGTTACCTGGTGGTGCAGGGCGGCCGTGAAGGCAACGCGACGGCCACCAGCGTAGAAGGCATTTTCGCTGCCGGTGACGTGGCTGACCACGTTTACCGTCAGGCCATCACCTCGGCCGGCGCCGGTTGCATGGCGGCACTGGACACCGAGCGTTACCTGGACGGTCTGCAGAACGCCACGTTCTAA
- the folX gene encoding dihydroneopterin triphosphate 2'-epimerase: MPQLQPGMARIRVKDLRLRTFIGINEDEILNKQDVLINLTILYAAQEAVRDNDIDHALNYRTITKAIIAHVEGNRFALLERLTQELLDLVMTNASVLYAEVEVDKPHALRFAESVSITLAASR; the protein is encoded by the coding sequence ATGCCACAACTTCAACCGGGAATGGCGCGCATCCGGGTCAAGGATCTGCGCTTGCGCACGTTTATCGGCATCAACGAGGATGAAATCCTCAACAAGCAGGACGTGCTGATTAACCTGACCATCCTGTACGCGGCGCAAGAAGCCGTGCGTGACAACGACATCGACCACGCGCTCAATTACCGCACCATCACCAAAGCGATCATCGCGCATGTCGAAGGCAACCGCTTCGCGCTGCTCGAACGCCTGACGCAAGAATTGCTCGATCTGGTGATGACCAATGCATCGGTGCTGTACGCCGAAGTCGAGGTCGACAAGCCGCACGCGCTGCGCTTCGCCGAGTCGGTATCGATTACGCTCGCGGCGAGCCGCTAG
- a CDS encoding antibiotic biosynthesis monooxygenase, protein MSTSPVTLMVARRVADGRYHDLIAWLREGEQLATDFPGYLGSGVLAPPPGDNEFQIIFRFVDEQTLHAWEYSASRTAWLNRGSDLFEHPKEHRVSGIEGWFGAAGQRPPRWKQAVAIWLAFFPVSLIFNFILGPLLAELSLLPRILIGTACLTPLMVYFFIPLSTRLLANWLNSPPTRPLAATPSAQNR, encoded by the coding sequence ATGTCTACTTCCCCCGTCACGCTGATGGTAGCGCGTCGCGTCGCCGATGGCCGTTATCACGATCTGATCGCCTGGCTGCGCGAAGGCGAACAATTGGCAACCGACTTCCCCGGCTATTTGGGCTCCGGCGTGCTTGCGCCGCCGCCAGGCGACAACGAATTCCAGATCATTTTCCGCTTTGTCGATGAGCAGACGCTGCATGCGTGGGAGTACTCGGCGTCGCGCACAGCCTGGCTGAACCGTGGCAGCGATCTGTTCGAGCATCCCAAAGAACATCGGGTCAGTGGCATTGAAGGCTGGTTCGGTGCGGCCGGGCAACGCCCACCGCGTTGGAAGCAAGCCGTGGCGATCTGGCTGGCGTTTTTCCCGGTGTCGCTTATTTTCAACTTTATCCTCGGCCCGCTGCTGGCTGAGTTGAGCCTGTTGCCGCGGATATTGATCGGCACGGCGTGCCTGACACCGCTGATGGTGTATTTTTTCATCCCCTTATCGACGCGGCTGCTGGCGAACTGGTTGAACAGCCCACCGACGCGGCCACTGGCGGCTACACCGTCGGCGCAGAATCGCTGA
- a CDS encoding DUF1244 domain-containing protein: MTEQQRLELEAAAFRRLVAHLDSRKDVQNIDLMNLAGFCRNCLSKWYKAEADQRQIEVSLDDAREVVYGMPYAEWKAQYQQEASAEQQAAFAKGKPND; this comes from the coding sequence ATGACCGAGCAACAACGCCTGGAACTCGAAGCCGCCGCCTTCCGCCGACTGGTCGCTCACCTCGACAGCCGCAAGGACGTGCAGAACATCGACCTGATGAACCTCGCCGGGTTCTGCCGCAACTGCCTGTCCAAGTGGTACAAGGCCGAGGCCGACCAACGCCAGATCGAGGTCAGCCTCGATGATGCCCGAGAAGTGGTGTATGGCATGCCCTACGCCGAGTGGAAGGCCCAATACCAGCAAGAAGCCAGCGCCGAGCAGCAAGCAGCGTTTGCCAAAGGAAAACCCAATGACTGA
- a CDS encoding PAS domain-containing protein, with translation MINASLLQMVINASNDGIVVAEKEGEQDNILIYVNPAFERMTGYSSEEILYQDCRFLQAGDRDQPSLQLIRETLREGGRCREILRNYRKDGTPFWNELSLSTIKNADDGQTYFIGVQKDVTVQVKAQQRVAQLEAQVAALQSELAALKATNGANKTAN, from the coding sequence ATGATCAACGCCAGCCTGCTGCAAATGGTGATCAATGCGTCGAATGACGGAATCGTGGTCGCTGAAAAGGAAGGCGAGCAGGACAACATCCTTATTTACGTCAACCCTGCCTTTGAGCGCATGACCGGTTACAGCAGTGAGGAGATTCTCTACCAGGACTGTCGTTTTTTGCAGGCTGGAGACCGTGATCAACCAAGCCTGCAGCTGATTCGCGAGACATTGCGTGAAGGCGGTCGCTGCCGGGAAATACTGCGCAACTATCGCAAGGATGGCACGCCGTTCTGGAACGAATTGTCATTGTCGACGATAAAAAATGCCGATGACGGACAGACCTATTTCATCGGTGTGCAGAAGGATGTGACGGTTCAGGTCAAGGCGCAGCAGCGGGTTGCGCAGCTGGAAGCACAAGTGGCGGCGCTGCAAAGCGAGTTGGCAGCACTCAAAGCGACGAACGGCGCAAACAAAACCGCGAACTGA
- the folM gene encoding dihydromonapterin reductase, with protein sequence MPDSAAPILITGAGQRVGLHCAQRLLEDGHRVIFTYRTERPGVQQLRDLGATGLYADFSSEAGILAFIDALKAHTDSLRAIVHNASEWLAETPGSEAEAFNRMFSIHLLAPYLINLHCAELLQRSAPADIVHISDDVTRKGSSKHIGYCASKAGLDSLTLSFAARFAPAIKVNGIAPALLLFNPDDDAAYRAKALARSALGIEPGSEVIYQSLRYLLDNPYVTGTTLTLNGGRHVK encoded by the coding sequence ATGCCAGATTCCGCAGCCCCGATCCTCATCACCGGCGCCGGCCAGCGGGTCGGCCTGCACTGTGCGCAGCGCTTGCTCGAAGATGGCCATCGAGTCATCTTCACGTACCGAACCGAACGCCCCGGCGTGCAGCAATTGCGCGATCTGGGCGCGACAGGTCTGTACGCGGACTTTTCCAGCGAGGCCGGGATTCTGGCTTTTATCGATGCACTTAAAGCCCACACCGACAGTTTGCGCGCGATCGTGCACAACGCTTCTGAATGGCTGGCGGAAACTCCGGGCAGCGAAGCTGAAGCCTTCAACCGCATGTTCAGTATCCACCTGCTCGCGCCCTACTTGATCAACCTGCACTGCGCTGAGTTGCTGCAGCGTTCGGCGCCAGCCGACATCGTTCACATCAGCGACGACGTCACCCGCAAGGGCAGCAGCAAGCACATCGGTTATTGCGCAAGCAAGGCGGGGCTCGACAGCCTTACCCTGTCGTTCGCCGCGCGCTTTGCGCCCGCCATCAAGGTCAATGGCATTGCTCCGGCGCTGCTGTTGTTCAACCCCGACGATGACGCCGCTTACCGTGCCAAGGCGCTGGCCAGATCCGCGCTGGGCATCGAACCCGGCAGCGAGGTGATCTATCAAAGCCTGCGCTATCTGCTCGACAATCCTTATGTCACCGGCACAACCCTGACCCTCAACGGCGGCCGGCACGTCAAATAG
- a CDS encoding HopJ type III effector protein, whose translation MTDLNTLRASLKSGEHAFADTLAFIAAGYDYQPQAFNNGGVENAAGQNEGSCKTLGLALLEGLSDEEALLAFGEHYRSVLATPEGSDHGNIRALIKHGLAGVKFSAQPLTRR comes from the coding sequence ATGACTGATCTGAACACCCTGCGCGCCAGCCTCAAGAGCGGCGAGCATGCTTTCGCCGACACCCTGGCGTTCATCGCCGCCGGTTACGACTACCAGCCGCAAGCGTTCAACAACGGCGGCGTGGAAAACGCTGCCGGGCAGAACGAAGGCTCCTGCAAGACCCTGGGGCTGGCCCTGCTCGAAGGCTTGAGCGATGAAGAAGCGCTACTGGCGTTCGGCGAGCATTACCGCTCGGTGCTGGCGACCCCTGAAGGCAGCGATCACGGCAATATCCGCGCGTTGATCAAGCACGGCCTGGCCGGGGTTAAATTCAGCGCACAACCCCTGACCCGCCGCTGA